One Microvirga thermotolerans DNA window includes the following coding sequences:
- a CDS encoding HlyD family secretion protein, producing the protein MTRRILAALALLAALAAAGAAFWHYGRRDEGPERFQGYVEGYLVFMAPEEGGRIDSLAVREGDTVEAGRVLFELDSSLQEAQRREAEARREQAKAQLSNLQSSLQRPEQIAVLRAQEERARAQLDLSQAELDRQQALYARGIAAKAQFDQARTAFERDRAALQEVQRQIQAGQIAARSAEIEAARAAVEVAEAALRQAETRLAKRRVAAPERAQVEDVYFRAGETVNAGQPVLALLPPANRRIRFYVPERSLHAFALGQVVGLSCDGCAASLKARVSFMSGEAEYTPPVIFSEQERAKLVFRLEAQPLDGASLPIGLPVSVVRLPAETPP; encoded by the coding sequence ATGACCCGGCGAATCCTCGCCGCGCTCGCCCTCCTCGCCGCCTTGGCCGCAGCGGGGGCCGCCTTCTGGCACTACGGGCGCCGGGACGAGGGCCCCGAGCGCTTCCAGGGCTACGTGGAGGGCTATCTGGTCTTCATGGCGCCCGAGGAGGGCGGGCGGATCGACAGCCTCGCCGTGCGGGAGGGCGACACGGTCGAGGCGGGAAGGGTCCTGTTCGAGCTCGATTCCTCCCTCCAGGAGGCCCAGCGCCGGGAGGCGGAGGCGCGCCGGGAGCAGGCGAAGGCGCAGCTTTCCAACCTGCAGTCCTCCCTGCAGCGGCCCGAGCAGATCGCGGTGCTGCGGGCCCAGGAGGAGCGCGCCAGGGCGCAGCTCGACCTCTCGCAGGCCGAACTCGACCGGCAGCAGGCCCTCTATGCCCGCGGAATCGCCGCCAAGGCCCAGTTCGACCAGGCGCGGACGGCCTTCGAGCGCGACAGGGCGGCCCTTCAGGAGGTCCAGCGGCAGATCCAGGCGGGCCAGATCGCCGCCCGCTCGGCCGAGATCGAGGCGGCGCGGGCCGCGGTGGAGGTGGCCGAGGCCGCCCTGCGCCAGGCCGAGACCCGTCTCGCCAAGCGCCGGGTGGCGGCCCCGGAGAGGGCGCAGGTGGAGGACGTGTATTTCCGCGCCGGCGAGACCGTGAACGCAGGCCAGCCCGTGCTCGCGCTCCTGCCGCCCGCGAACCGGCGCATCCGCTTCTACGTGCCGGAGCGCAGCCTTCACGCTTTCGCCCTGGGCCAGGTCGTCGGCCTCTCCTGCGACGGCTGCGCGGCCTCCCTGAAGGCGCGAGTGAGCTTCATGTCGGGCGAGGCGGAATACACGCCGCCGGTGATCTTCAGCGAGCAGGAGCGCGCCAAGCTGGTGTTCCGCCTCGAGGCGCAGCCCCTCGACGGGGCGAGCCTGCCCATCGGCCTGCCGGTGAGCGTCGTGCGCCTGCCGGCGGAGACGCCGCCGTGA
- a CDS encoding ABC transporter ATP-binding protein → MTAPAADVVIDVEGLTKSFGGRPVVRNLSMQVRRGLIYGFLGPNGSGKTTTLRMLCGLLTPDSGHGTCLGYDILTQSAEIKRHVGYMTQRFSLYADLSIRENLEFVARVYNLERPRAAADAAIRRLGLENRAGQLAGELSGGWKQRLALGACILPGPQLLLLDEPTAGVDPKARREFWDEIHALAHQGMTVLVSTHYMDEAERCHEIAYIAYGELLARGTVDAVIADAHLATYVVTGPGLADLAEALKGREGVDMVAPFGTALHVSGRDRARLDAATRDLREGGAQRWAPGEPTLEDVFIDLMSRTKDNFA, encoded by the coding sequence GTGACCGCCCCCGCCGCAGATGTCGTCATCGACGTCGAGGGGCTGACCAAGTCCTTCGGCGGCCGCCCCGTGGTGCGCAATCTCTCCATGCAGGTGCGCCGGGGCCTGATCTACGGCTTCCTCGGCCCGAACGGCAGCGGCAAGACCACGACGCTGCGCATGCTCTGCGGCCTGCTGACGCCCGACAGCGGCCACGGCACCTGCCTCGGCTACGACATCCTCACCCAGTCTGCCGAGATCAAGCGGCACGTGGGCTACATGACCCAGCGCTTCTCCCTCTATGCGGACCTCTCCATCCGCGAGAACCTGGAATTCGTCGCGCGGGTCTACAATCTGGAGCGTCCCCGCGCAGCCGCCGACGCGGCGATCCGGCGCCTCGGGCTCGAGAACCGCGCCGGGCAGCTCGCCGGCGAACTGTCCGGCGGCTGGAAGCAGCGCCTCGCGCTCGGCGCCTGCATCCTCCCCGGGCCGCAGCTCCTGCTCCTCGACGAGCCGACCGCCGGGGTCGACCCGAAGGCGCGGCGGGAATTCTGGGACGAGATCCATGCCCTCGCCCACCAGGGCATGACCGTGCTGGTCTCGACCCACTACATGGACGAGGCGGAGCGCTGCCACGAGATCGCGTACATCGCCTATGGCGAGCTCCTCGCCCGGGGCACCGTCGATGCGGTGATCGCCGACGCGCACCTTGCGACCTACGTGGTCACCGGGCCCGGCCTCGCGGACCTTGCAGAGGCGCTGAAGGGGCGCGAGGGCGTGGACATGGTGGCCCCGTTCGGGACGGCGCTCCACGTGAGCGGGCGCGACAGGGCCAGGCTCGACGCGGCGACGCGGGACCTTCGCGAGGGCGGCGCGCAGCGCTGGGCCCCGGGCGAGCCGACCCTGGAAGACGTCTTCATCGACCTGATGAGCCGCACGAAGGACAATTTCGCATGA